The Stigmatopora argus isolate UIUO_Sarg chromosome 1, RoL_Sarg_1.0, whole genome shotgun sequence genome segment TTTGACTCTTGCAGGCACACCAACCCAGTTGATGTTCTTGTCGTGGCGGTTCAAGTGGTTTCTCAAACTGGTTTTAAAACTACAGCCCATCGTCTACTGTGTTTCAAAATCAATGCTATTAACCATGAAAAGTGTGCATGTCGAGAAAGTGTGGGATTTCGATGTTTCCCACGTATTAAGCAGTTGAATTATGCATACTATGTGTTTTTACACATTCTCACACACTCTTTTAAACAGTTACATTAAAATTATTTACTTTTACTGCTCGACAGATTTGAATcccaattgacaaaaaaacacctgTTTGGATGTTCTTTGGTAGTGATGTACTATTGACCTTGGCTTATTGGTTCTTTCATTAAAGTAATGCATAAATTCTCATGTTGCTGAGTAGATATTTCTGCACTCTGCATTATAGTGGCCACCCGATAATGCCTTGGTTAATTTGCCTGACTTCAATGTgggcagcgtgggatcgattgcCACTTGGTGGCGGAGTCattctgagtgtgaatggttgcatATCTCTCTAGTTTACCAGTTTAGGGTGCAGTCTTCCATTTGcctgcagtcagctgggatagtctccagctaAGCTTTGTCTATCAATTTTTGCTCTGTCAAATTTTGCTACCACTGTTATATCTGCATCCTTTATAGTTGTGACCATCTCATCTTGATAATTTTACTAAGTGAATAAATCTTCGGTTTATTTGGGTGCATATATTGATGCAACTATCAGAAAATGTTGCCAGTACACATTACATTAACAGATCAATAATATTCACCACAATACCCCTTGCGACCTTATTCCCAGCTAgtttggatttgtttttaatcgTTATTTTTCTGTGGGAGCATATTTTGATGGTTTAACTGCACCCTACGtgtcccttgtgaggataggtggtacagaaaatgaatgaacgaatgaataaacTGGACCCTATCAAATAAATCGTGTTGAGTGCTCTTGTCCCTGATATTTGAGAGCTTTTggataaaggaaaaaataaaaatgggcgTAACATAAAGAACCTATACATGCATgcagaaaattttaatttctgatGGGTAGCAAAATGTGACTGAACAcaatatttgtgcactttgttaTTAAACCCTACTAGAAATAATAACTCTGATGCAAGATGGCTGCGGGTTATTTACATCAATGACTCTGAATGTTATACTGacagtcaatgttccctctaattttgtctgggcagaaagacaacctccctgagaacactgagtaccggtgtgagcaacatcatcattgctcgctatggacacacaccagtatcacacctgccataagcaggtgtatgtctactacacataaatgatttagtaaaaataaaatgtaatgattaatatctatgaatgggcgggcCGGCGGATGactggttcgcgcgtcggcctcacagcaaaaaaaaaaaaaaagggattttattttgtgcgctccatatgatttgctgtgtgcagagaagatgagaggagtgcgcaattgcgcacgcgcgcagcttagaggaaaCATTGCTGACAGTGATACAGCAGCAATTGTAATAAAACCAGTAGGGAAGTTTTAATATCTGGCTACTTTCGCTCATTTGTACGCTATGACAATggtcgatatatatatatttttgtgggGTTATCGGAAAATGTAAGGTGTGGCTCAGGGTGTAAGAATAGCCTGAAATGGGCGAGAAATACCGATCAATAGAGATTTAAATGTAATAGTCTTCCATTTTTGcctggtttgattttttttacaaagcccTTTATCTATTGTGAAAATGTCTGAATAATAATGTTGAGTTTGTTTAGCTTTAATTAAAGTTTAATGGGGTCAAAACATATTGTCAGCAATTCTCATTCAATAGTTTGCTGTAGTTCCAGCTGTAGTTGAGCATCTTTTCATTAAATTTGCCTTATTCATAGAAAAGATTAACTTTAGGTCAGACTAAAAAACATCAGTGtttacttttttccccatgCTGTGAGGTGGACAAAGACCCAATAGACAATTACACATAGATGTGGTCCAAATAAGCAATTAAGGGCCTCCTCATTGTAAGCAGCTCTTACTGACTTCCTTCTCTATTAACATCTCCCTTGCTGCCCTAGAAAAGCTCTTTGTTTCCTGCAGATTCATCCTGCTTTAATTCATTTCATCCCCAGGCCCTGAGGCACATTCCTTGCCTCAGTGGTTTTGTCTTCAAGGTCAGAGGTCATATAGGAGCCCCTATAAGCGGTTTGGACTGTCTGAGTGTAGAGGAAAGTGAGGCCTGTATTTAAAACAGAAGGGTTTTCCTGTCTTGTCTTGACATTTAGCATCTAAAACTGTTTTGGTCTTCCTTCCATTTGTTCTCCAAATGGTAAAACGTTTTCTCTTGGGTTCTCGTGTATTTTCGGAGGTTGTCCTGCAACCCTGCAGTCAAATTTCCCACATAACAAAACAACAGTCAATCTTCTCTTTCCTGTTCGCTTGTCTCCAGTGGCCTTGAAAAAGCATCCCTCCAATGGCACGAGCCAAATCACTGATCACCAAGACAGTAAGCCCCCAGAACAGACAGCTCAATGTGTGCCAGAAGGGCAACTGCTGCTTCAggtaaatacagtacattttattttagtatAGTATATTGGAACCTTGACTTACAAGTGCTCCATGATACAAGTGTTTCCAGTTATGGGCTgatgtttaattgttttgtgcTGTGAGCACAAATGCAAGACACACCATTTTACAGTAGAGGAAGTCAAATTCAAGTGTGTAATTGAATTCATGCACAATATGTAATTTGGCTTGCAACATAATGTTGTTCGGAAATGTTTTAatcaatcattattataaatcaGAATTCAGTTGAAGGCGACTATGGATCCAAGTATTGGTATAAAAGTATTTAACTCAAGCAGAAATGCTTCTTAACATCAGGTGCAAGTCCATGcacattaaatatttaaagacCTTTTCATTTGTCAAGCAGATGCCACACCAACTCAATTTTTTCATACCATTTGGTGTTCAGAATCACGCGAGTTGTGACCTATCCCCTAAAACTTGATTTGAATCCTCGTTAAGAGTTTTTGAAACTTGTAATGTGTCGATGTTATTTCTGTACACCAAATTAGGTAAGCATGTTTTTCCTGGAACATAAGTATTagaacatcatttttttgtgatgccTGACACAAATCTTGAATCTGGCGGAGCCAAATTGTCACGTTTTCTGATAGTCCCTAATTTTCTTTTCCCTGCAGGCTCTGAGTGGATTTGTTTTGGTGATCACAGCAGAGGGAATCATTTTTTACTGCTCTCATACCATCCAGGATTACCTTGGCTTCCATCAGGTACTCAGATACTATAAGCAAAAAAGCAGCTATCAGTATAGAGACCATATCAGACCGTTATTGTCCCTAAACTTGTCTTGAAGTGCATCATATACACGTACAGTTCCAACTTTAATCGTATGTAAATCGTTACAAAATGAGAGTATCAGATGTCATTTTGCCCTTGGAGTTTTAAATTCACAGCGTAAAAGTCCTCGTTGTGGCGTTTTCCTGTCAGACAGACGTGATGAACCACAGTGTGTTGGAGTTGATCCACACGGAAGACCAGGAAGAGTTCAAGAAGAACCTGCACTGGGCCCTGAACCCTGCCATCGACGTTGGATCCCATTTGGACATCACAGCAGGTAGCCTTCCTTCAGACAGAGTCACCTCAACTTGCCGTACATCACTTTTTGTTTCTTAATCTCATTGGAGGTCAAGAAAGGGCTTCTCACCTCTAGAGATGCTGAGCATGCAAACTCTGATCATTTTGTTGACGTGCCAATTCCAATTATCTTAACATTACACTGTTGATGCACACGCAGGTGAAAGAGAGTCTTGATGTACTTAGTATCTCTCTGTTTTGTGGTCATATATTTACTCAAGTAGATGGGGAATCAGCTCCCTCCTACTATGTGGGCTGCAACCCTGATGAGCTTCCTCCTGAAAACTCATCCTTCTTGGAGAGATGTTTTGTGTGCCGTTTCCGTTGCCTACTAGACAATTCTTCTGGATTTTTGGTGAGATTTGATTCACAAAATggaactgaatattttttgtgaaaCTATTGCAGTATACTGTCTTAGACAACTACATTTTCATGTAGTTTGGTTATCATTAAAGAGGTCAAAGTTCACAGCTGCAATTCCATGCATATAGTTTCCTAGGCCCACTCAAACTTGTGCCTCTCTTCCCTCCCAAAGTGTTTGCGTGAGCAATAAGCCTGCTTTATGCTTCTATCTACTAGTCACTATGGCTTTGTTTTCATAATCCCTCCTGCTATTCAGGACCAGATTCCTAACATCACGGCTCATAATCCCACCTAGATCAATTAAGCAGAGTTAACATAGCGACACCAGACAACACCATGTGTTTTTCAGGTGGGGTGAGGAATGAGGATTTAGGAGAAAGTGTTTGCATTAATTTTCTAATGTTGCTTCACATATGcagcataacaaaaaaaacaacttctatTTTTTATTCTGTAAACATTCATATGAGTTGTGATGAATGCATCAAAATGTGCTGATTATTAGGTGgataattcaatttaaattcacttggaaaatttgttttttttttgtttacaaaagtGCCAACTCTGACTAcactaatgtaattttacatgtaaaaaaaaacaaatgtggcaCTAAAATCACGCTGCCTTTTACCATTTCATAGTTATTCCATCTAAAAACAATGCTTTGGGGAACGCCCACTTTTTTTCAGCCATTCAGGATGTGATAAAATTATTGATCATGTCTAGTTTTTCTAGTGCTGCACTACAAATCAAAATTCCTTAGGCTCTACTTTAATTATTAAGCTTTtcctttcactttttattgtGTCAACAATACGGACAgctttcattttaaagtcactcgCTGCAGCATTTCATAGCTCCTTCAAAGCGCTCCTGAAATCATCTTTCTCTTATTGTCCTGTAATGACTGTCATTACGTGTTTACAAGTATAAATGTGACAGGTAACCaacgtaaaaaaaattgtaatataaTGTTTTTCTTACAAACCATTGTAATTTACTTTACAGGTTTAAGTATTGAATAGCTTTGTCATGGCATGTAAAATACAAGAATTTAAGTGCTGCTCCTGTAAAGTGATTAAGACAGTTCAATGCCAGACAATGTGAAAACAAAGACTTCTCCCCCCTTTTTAGGCATTAAGCATCCAAGGTCGACTAAAATTCCTGCATGGGCAGAGTGGATTGCAGTGTGCCAATGTACGAAGTGGCCCACTTCAGCTCGCTTTGTTTGCCATTGCCACTCCTCTGCAGTCACCATCTATCCTGGAAATAAGAACAAAGAATATGATCTTCAGAACCAAGCACAAGCTTGACTTCACTCCAATGGCCTGTGATGCAAAGTACGtatgtgtggttttttttttgggggggggggagaaagtACCAGTTCATGAATTGAAGACGCCATTATATGCATAGTGATTATCACAATCATGTATTTCAGGGGTAAAATTGTGCTAGGTTACACAGAGGCAGAGCTGCGTGTCCGGGGTTCAGGATATCAGTTCATTCATGCTGCTGACATGCTGCACTGTGCGGAAAATCACATTAGAAGTAAGTTGCTTACTCATTACAGTACGCAAATCAGACAAGGCAACACTATGTAAGTAGAAGAAAGATATGTAACCTATACAGTTTGACAGGAGGAAAGTTCAATTgatttgaatgcctttattgtcattatacaagtacaatgagatttagaGCTTCACATAAATGTGTACACATAAATACCTGGTCATGAGTTTTAGAAGCGCATtgtctttaatatttttttctatttctagTGATAAAAACTGGTGAGAGCGGCCTCACAGTCTTCCGGTTGCTCACCAAAGACAACAGATGGAAGTGGGTCCAAGCCAATGCCCGCCTTGTTTATAAGAATGGCAAACCAGACTACATTATAGCCACACAGAGGCCTCTGGTGTAAGTGGAGGATTTTCACTTGAAAACAATGTTGGCCGTATTTTGGGGGTAATGGTTTCTCCTCCTACAGGGACGAGGAAGGGGGAGAACACCTGAGGAAACGCTCCATGCACCTTCCCTTCACCTTTGCAACGGGTGAGGCTCTTCTTTACCAGACCAGTTACCTGCATTATGGCCTTCCTCAACCGCTCACGGGCAAAGCCAAAGCCAAGAAGGGAATCCTGGATAAGAGGTTTTCAGAAGACATGCATCCCAAGTCCTTACTGGAAGCGCTGATGAGTCAAGATCAGTCTGTTTATGTCTGCCAACCAGATTCAGAGGCTCACATGTCCTACCCTTGCAGTACTTTTAGCAAACAGCAAGGGGGGACAGCTGGATTTGCAAATGGCTCACAGATGATGGCATTATGCAACAGTGAAAAGTCTATGTGTGACCCACTGCTGGCCACCCTGGACTCTCTGTCTCTGAATGGAGAGGAAACATGCTCCAACAGTGAACTCCTCAGTGCTTTGGAAAACCTCGGCCTAAATGCTGAGGACCTGGAGGTTTTGCTATTGGATGAAAAGATGATCGCGGTTGAAATGGATTCTAGTCATGTTTCAACACTCCGTGAGCTCACCAACAATGAAATCCTCTCCCACATTCATGAGTCTTTGGACAGTGTGCCAAATAGAGAAGAGCCCAATGACATCGTTGGGTTCGGACTCTATGACTTTTCTTCTAACTCTGGCCAAAGTGCCACCCAGCACGCTACACCTGCCACTCCGTCCATCAGCGGGCAAACACAGCAGCTGCCCATCAGTGAAGGCGGGCTTCAGTTCCTCTCAGGAAGTGTAGACACTGGCATCCTTTCTGGAAACAGCCACTTGATGCTTATGACAGGGAAAGACCACCACCATCCTTTTGTCAACGAggagaataaaaacaatatCTCAGTACTGGACTCAAGTAAACATTGGCAGGAGGAGCAGATGGAAAACAGTAACACTTTGTTTCCCAACTTCCAGACCCTGGAGTCTAACTTTAGAGCCAATAAACATAATGCTTTTCTTCATGATGTGGACTCCGTTGTATCAAACACACCAATTGCTGGTGGACCAGTTCTAAATGCCACAAATGTTTGTCCCTATAATGGTTTGTTGGACACTGTGGAGCCAGTCCCACTGGAGGCTCGGCAATCTCACAAGCTCCAGAGTCCACCTCTTCGGCCATCTTTGGCTCCTTCACAGAGCGCTGCTTTGGAGCTGGAGCAATTAGTGGCTCTGACGCAACCTTCAGTCGAGGCCTATAGTCTGTTCAATACCAGCAACACCACACAGGGTGCCCACAACCAGGTAAGAGTTAGACTAATATTTTATACCGTAGCGTcattttaagatattttttataaagATTGTTATTAGTAAAGCTTTTGTGGAGCCATTCATTTTAAAGATCCGTTCAAACAAATGCCTCATTTGGCTCCCTTTTTTTACGTTGCATTTAGTGTTCAGCCGCCTAGAAGCATGATAGAACTGAATGCCTTTTGATACTAAAACAGTTTTAATATGGCACTGGGCAGTTTTTGTAAACTGTACTGcctttgttttcttgttttctaaATTCTCTCTATATAGTATGTAAAagtgaagtcagctgggataggctccaagaaTACCGACCATACACTTATAAAACCTAATCTTGTGTGTGAACCACTCTGGGTGAGAGAGGGTTGAGAGAGTGAAAGGCCGAGAGACTGATGGCAGAAAGCAAGCACGCGCAATGGAGAGAGAGCATGCATGAGAGAAAAAATGAAC includes the following:
- the LOC144071335 gene encoding aryl hydrocarbon receptor-like isoform X2 codes for the protein MYAGRKRRKPLQKGTKLTPTEGDKSNPSKRHRDRLNTELDRLAGLLPFPEDVISTLDKLSILRLSVSYIRTKRFFSVALKKHPSNGTSQITDHQDSKPPEQTAQCVPEGQLLLQALSGFVLVITAEGIIFYCSHTIQDYLGFHQTDVMNHSVLELIHTEDQEEFKKNLHWALNPAIDVGSHLDITADGESAPSYYVGCNPDELPPENSSFLERCFVCRFRCLLDNSSGFLALSIQGRLKFLHGQSGLQCANVRSGPLQLALFAIATPLQSPSILEIRTKNMIFRTKHKLDFTPMACDAKGKIVLGYTEAELRVRGSGYQFIHAADMLHCAENHIRMIKTGESGLTVFRLLTKDNRWKWVQANARLVYKNGKPDYIIATQRPLVDEEGGEHLRKRSMHLPFTFATGEALLYQTSYLHYGLPQPLTGKAKAKKGILDKRFSEDMHPKSLLEALMSQDQSVYVCQPDSEAHMSYPCSTFSKQQGGTAGFANGSQMMALCNSEKSMCDPLLATLDSLSLNGEETCSNSELLSALENLGLNAEDLEVLLLDEKMIAVEMDSSHVSTLRELTNNEILSHIHESLDSVPNREEPNDIVGFGLYDFSSNSGQSATQHATPATPSISGQTQQLPISEGGLQFLSGSVDTGILSGNSHLMLMTGKDHHHPFVNEENKNNISVLDSSKHWQEEQMENSNTLFPNFQTLESNFRANKHNAFLHDVDSVVSNTPIAGGPVLNATNVCPYNGLLDTVEPVPLEARQSHKLQSPPLRPSLAPSQSAALELEQLVALTQPSVEAYSLFNTSNTTQGAHNQLETGCLLNVANATFIRTCLMSNGKRDLAGNVQISCTDGLPDTQKSGFII
- the LOC144071335 gene encoding aryl hydrocarbon receptor-like isoform X1, translating into MYAGRKRRKPLQKGTKLTPTEGDKSNPSKRHRDRLNTELDRLAGLLPFPEDVISTLDKLSILRLSVSYIRTKRFFSVALKKHPSNGTSQITDHQDSKPPEQTAQCVPEGQLLLQALSGFVLVITAEGIIFYCSHTIQDYLGFHQTDVMNHSVLELIHTEDQEEFKKNLHWALNPAIDVGSHLDITAVDGESAPSYYVGCNPDELPPENSSFLERCFVCRFRCLLDNSSGFLALSIQGRLKFLHGQSGLQCANVRSGPLQLALFAIATPLQSPSILEIRTKNMIFRTKHKLDFTPMACDAKGKIVLGYTEAELRVRGSGYQFIHAADMLHCAENHIRMIKTGESGLTVFRLLTKDNRWKWVQANARLVYKNGKPDYIIATQRPLVDEEGGEHLRKRSMHLPFTFATGEALLYQTSYLHYGLPQPLTGKAKAKKGILDKRFSEDMHPKSLLEALMSQDQSVYVCQPDSEAHMSYPCSTFSKQQGGTAGFANGSQMMALCNSEKSMCDPLLATLDSLSLNGEETCSNSELLSALENLGLNAEDLEVLLLDEKMIAVEMDSSHVSTLRELTNNEILSHIHESLDSVPNREEPNDIVGFGLYDFSSNSGQSATQHATPATPSISGQTQQLPISEGGLQFLSGSVDTGILSGNSHLMLMTGKDHHHPFVNEENKNNISVLDSSKHWQEEQMENSNTLFPNFQTLESNFRANKHNAFLHDVDSVVSNTPIAGGPVLNATNVCPYNGLLDTVEPVPLEARQSHKLQSPPLRPSLAPSQSAALELEQLVALTQPSVEAYSLFNTSNTTQGAHNQLETGCLLNVANATFIRTCLMSNGKRDLAGNVQISCTDGLPDTQKSGFII